The stretch of DNA CCGTCACCGAGCAGGTGGATCTCGTTGGCTCCTCCCTCCTCGGCCGTGGAGGTAGCTGTAACCGAGCTCACGGTGCCGTCTTCGTGAACCAACGTCGCGGACGTCGAGTCCTCGAAGTCGATGACCTCGGTGTTGACCTGCTGTGCTCCCGCGGCACGGACCGTCTCCACGTCGCCGGCGAAGTGACGCACCAGGTCGTACGTGTGCGTCGCCTGCTCGATCACTTGCCCGCCCGAGAGCTCCTTTCGACACCACCAGTGGTCTTCGTCGCCCGGAACACCGCACCACCAGCGGGCGTCGACCATGGACAGCGTCCGGTCGTCGACGAGCTCCTTCGCTCGTTGCACGGAGTCGGTGTAGCGGGACATGTGGCCCACCTGTGAGATGATGTCGCTCTCGGCGACGGCCGCGGCGTTCTCACGGGCCGTTTCCGATTCGAGCGCCAACGGCTTCTCGACGAAGAGATCGACACCGTGCTCGACGGCCAACCGCTCTTGGTCCTCGTGGGCGAACGGCGGAACGGCGACGATCACTGCGTCGAAGTCGGACCGCTCGTAGAGGTCGCGGTAGTCGGTGAAGACGTCCGCACCGAACGGTTCGGCCGCCTCTTCGGCGACGTCCTCGTCGATGTCACAGATGGCTGTGACTGTCGCGCCGTCGTGCTCCTTGATGTGTTCGAGATGGCGATTCGCGATCCCGCCCGCGCCGATGAACGCAAGTTCGACCGTCATCGATAGTACGCGGTGACGTCTCTCTTATCAACCTGCCGGTTCGGCTCGCGGCACGTCCACGATTCCGGGCCGCGCCGCAGGCCTGGACGTCGTTCGACGACGACCGACGACTCGCGGGGACGGCGGTCCCCGGCGTGCTCTAAAACACC from Halococcus agarilyticus encodes:
- a CDS encoding Gfo/Idh/MocA family protein, yielding MTVELAFIGAGGIANRHLEHIKEHDGATVTAICDIDEDVAEEAAEPFGADVFTDYRDLYERSDFDAVIVAVPPFAHEDQERLAVEHGVDLFVEKPLALESETARENAAAVAESDIISQVGHMSRYTDSVQRAKELVDDRTLSMVDARWWCGVPGDEDHWWCRKELSGGQVIEQATHTYDLVRHFAGDVETVRAAGAQQVNTEVIDFEDSTSATLVHEDGTVSSVTATSTAEEGGANEIHLLGDGFSLHVDLWSDSIEGGIDGERIEYESDGENWGPEMDAFIEAVRTQDQSLCRSPYADARKTFETTLAVDRALESGEAEAVRE